Proteins encoded together in one Gemmatimonadetes bacterium T265 window:
- the pcm gene encoding protein-L-isoaspartate O-methyltransferase, giving the protein MTASRADAGEATPTEFRGARRRLIETLRTNGITDLAVLRAFDQVPRHAFVPTGVAHRAYDDTALPIGAGQTISQPSVHAQSLQALRLTGRERVLEVGTGSAFQTALLSRLAEQVFSIERVPALFERAREMLKKLQIRNVSLLLGDGTLGWREYAPFDAIVVSAGAPELPAALADQLAVGGRAVAPVGRREEQTLTLYERVGDGRTTRQLAPVRFVPLLGSQGWAE; this is encoded by the coding sequence GTGACGGCTAGTCGGGCCGACGCCGGCGAGGCGACGCCGACCGAATTCCGCGGCGCGCGGCGGCGGCTGATCGAAACGTTGCGCACGAACGGGATTACCGACCTCGCCGTGCTGCGGGCGTTCGATCAGGTACCGCGCCACGCGTTCGTGCCGACCGGGGTCGCGCACCGCGCGTACGACGACACCGCGCTTCCGATCGGGGCGGGGCAGACGATCTCGCAGCCGAGCGTGCACGCACAATCGCTGCAGGCGCTACGGCTGACCGGGCGCGAGCGCGTGCTGGAGGTCGGGACCGGGTCGGCGTTTCAGACGGCGTTGCTCTCGCGGCTCGCGGAGCAGGTGTTCTCGATCGAGCGCGTCCCGGCGTTGTTCGAGCGCGCGCGGGAGATGCTGAAGAAGCTGCAGATTCGCAACGTCTCGCTCCTCCTGGGCGACGGCACGCTCGGCTGGCGCGAGTACGCGCCGTTCGACGCGATCGTCGTGAGCGCGGGCGCGCCGGAGCTGCCGGCCGCACTCGCGGATCAGCTCGCGGTCGGCGGGCGCGCCGTCGCCCCCGTCGGCCGGCGCGAGGAACAAACGCTGACGCTCTACGAACGGGTGGGAGACGGGCGAACGACGCGCCAACTCGCACCGGTCCGCTTTGTCCCGCTGCTCGGCAGTCAGGGCTGGGCGGAGTAG
- the surE gene encoding 5'-nucleotidase SurE: MRLLCTNDDGILAHGLATLVGAAERLGEVTVVAPDREQSATSHSLTLHHPVRPVRRGERRWQVDGTPTDCVMLGVEALMPERPDVVLSGVNHGSNMGEDVLYSGTVAAAMEGLMLGIPAVAVSYAGGDLRADPSTLDGAVDLLTDLLRHVIALPELPTDTLLNVNLPPIPAAEVKGTRLTRLGRRVYSNSLTPMRDPWGREIFWIGGGSATWRGEADSDFQAVRDGYVSITPLHLDLTNRELLSSAADWWRAP; this comes from the coding sequence ATGCGACTGCTCTGCACCAACGACGATGGCATCCTCGCGCACGGCCTCGCCACGCTGGTCGGCGCGGCTGAGCGACTCGGCGAGGTCACCGTCGTCGCACCCGACCGCGAGCAGAGCGCGACCAGTCATTCACTTACGCTACACCATCCCGTGCGGCCGGTGCGCCGCGGCGAGCGGCGCTGGCAGGTCGACGGGACGCCGACCGACTGCGTGATGCTCGGCGTCGAGGCGCTCATGCCGGAGCGACCCGACGTCGTCCTGAGTGGGGTGAACCACGGGTCGAACATGGGCGAGGACGTGCTGTACTCGGGCACGGTCGCGGCGGCGATGGAGGGCCTCATGCTCGGCATCCCGGCCGTCGCCGTGTCGTACGCGGGCGGGGACCTGCGGGCCGATCCGTCGACGCTCGACGGTGCGGTCGATCTGCTCACCGACCTGCTGCGCCACGTGATCGCACTCCCGGAGTTGCCGACCGACACCCTCCTCAACGTCAACCTGCCGCCGATCCCGGCCGCCGAGGTCAAGGGAACCCGGCTGACGCGGCTCGGCCGTCGGGTGTACTCGAACTCGCTCACACCGATGCGCGACCCGTGGGGGCGGGAGATTTTTTGGATCGGTGGCGGGTCGGCGACCTGGCGCGGCGAGGCCGATTCGGACTTCCAGGCCGTGCGCGACGGGTACGTCTCGATCACGCCGTTACACCTGGACCTGACCAACCGCGAGCTGCTGTCCTCGGCCGCCGACTGGTGGCGCGCGCCGTGA
- the gpsA gene encoding glycerol-3-phosphate dehydrogenase [NAD(P)+]: MSTGQYAVVGGGAWGTALADLLARNGGDVVLWAREADVVADVNTHAENRRFLAGHPLSPALRATDDLPAALDGRELVLFAPPSHVLRAVARAAAGALAPDATLAVASKGIEQGTLAVMTQVIADVLPGRPVVAVSGPSFAAEVAARHPTAVVAAADDRHAAARLQRALSSPEFRVYTHDDVLGVELGGALKNVMALATGILEGLGLGFNSRAALITRGLAEMTRLGAALGASPATFAGLAGVGDLVLTCTGALSRNRSVGVEIGRGRRLDDVLAERETVAEGVLTTRSARDLATRAGVEMPIVNVVDRVLFEGAAVEGAVTELMSRAPRGEQDAARGPSAVGAAA; the protein is encoded by the coding sequence GTGAGTACGGGGCAGTACGCCGTCGTCGGAGGCGGCGCGTGGGGGACGGCGCTCGCGGACCTGCTCGCGCGCAACGGCGGCGACGTCGTGCTGTGGGCGCGCGAGGCGGACGTCGTCGCGGACGTCAACACGCACGCGGAGAACCGGCGCTTCCTCGCCGGTCACCCGCTCTCGCCCGCGTTGCGCGCCACCGACGACCTGCCGGCCGCGCTCGACGGGCGTGAACTGGTTCTCTTCGCGCCGCCGTCGCACGTCCTACGCGCGGTCGCACGCGCGGCGGCTGGCGCGCTCGCTCCCGACGCGACGCTCGCCGTCGCGAGCAAGGGGATCGAACAGGGCACGCTCGCCGTGATGACACAGGTCATCGCCGACGTGCTGCCGGGGCGCCCGGTGGTCGCGGTGTCGGGCCCGAGCTTCGCGGCCGAGGTGGCGGCACGTCATCCGACGGCGGTGGTCGCCGCCGCGGACGACCGGCACGCGGCGGCGCGGCTTCAACGCGCGCTCAGCTCGCCCGAGTTCCGGGTCTACACGCACGACGACGTGCTCGGCGTGGAGCTCGGGGGCGCGCTCAAGAACGTGATGGCGCTCGCGACGGGGATCCTCGAGGGGCTCGGGCTCGGCTTCAACTCGCGCGCGGCGCTCATCACCCGCGGCCTCGCCGAGATGACCCGACTCGGCGCGGCGCTCGGCGCGTCGCCGGCCACGTTCGCCGGGCTCGCCGGGGTCGGGGATCTCGTGCTCACCTGCACCGGTGCGCTCAGCCGGAACCGCAGCGTCGGCGTCGAGATCGGCCGCGGACGCCGGCTCGACGACGTGCTCGCCGAGCGCGAGACGGTCGCCGAGGGCGTGCTCACGACCCGCAGCGCCCGCGACCTCGCGACGCGTGCGGGCGTCGAGATGCCGATCGTGAACGTCGTCGACCGCGTCCTGTTCGAGGGCGCCGCGGTCGAGGGTGCCGTCACCGAGTTGATGTCGCGCGCGCCGCGCGGCGAGCAGGACGCGGCGCGCGGGCCGTCCGCCGTGGGGGCCGCCGCGTGA
- the plsY gene encoding glycerol-3-phosphate acyltransferase: MRLFPLVGVVAAYLLGSIPTAYIAGRVHGVDLRRHGSGNLGATNALRVLGWRTGVPVFAIDAAKGYVPAAFFAPWFGAHPHWAMVYGVAAILGHVKPVFLLGRGGGGGKGVATAAGVFLGLAPVATLVAFAAFAVTLAATGYVSLGSIVAALSLVVTLAATAGLRAPVFPVAALVAAFVIWSHRANIGRLRRGEELRLSRRPAPSASSRPGPAA; this comes from the coding sequence GTGCGGCTGTTCCCGCTGGTCGGCGTGGTCGCGGCGTACCTGCTCGGTTCGATCCCGACGGCCTACATCGCCGGCCGCGTGCACGGCGTCGATCTCCGACGGCACGGGTCCGGGAACCTCGGCGCGACCAACGCGTTGCGCGTGCTCGGGTGGCGCACGGGCGTGCCGGTGTTCGCGATCGACGCCGCGAAGGGGTACGTGCCTGCCGCGTTCTTCGCGCCGTGGTTCGGCGCGCACCCGCACTGGGCGATGGTGTACGGGGTTGCGGCTATCCTCGGACACGTCAAGCCCGTGTTCCTGCTCGGGCGGGGCGGCGGCGGCGGGAAGGGCGTCGCGACGGCGGCCGGCGTGTTCCTCGGGCTTGCGCCGGTCGCAACACTCGTCGCGTTCGCGGCGTTCGCCGTCACGCTCGCGGCCACCGGGTACGTCTCGCTCGGATCGATCGTCGCGGCGCTCTCGCTGGTCGTGACGCTGGCTGCGACGGCGGGGCTGCGGGCGCCAGTGTTTCCGGTCGCGGCGCTCGTCGCGGCGTTCGTCATTTGGTCTCACCGCGCCAATATCGGGCGGCTCCGCCGCGGTGAGGAATTGCGCCTGTCGCGGCGCCCGGCGCCGTCGGCGTCGTCGCGTCCCGGACCGGCCGCGTGA
- a CDS encoding ribosome biogenesis GTPase Der, with product MSLPVVALVGRPNVGKSALFNRIVGEHSAIVSDEAGTTRDRHFGRAEWNGRAFWLVDTGGLVEDSSQPMDVEIRKQVLQAIDEADLLLLVADARVGVHPSDARLVDLLRDRDKPFVVVANKVDDPSSTDYYEFYRLGGGDPAPVSAGNGKGSGDLLDVVVERLPERDEAAPEALRVAVIGRPNVGKSSFVNKLLGESRLVVSEIAGTTRDAIDTPMRYHGRDLVFVDTAGLRRQSRVDDGVEFYSSLRTRRAIEGSDVCVLLIDATLGLENQDLKIATLAWEAGRGLILVVNKWDLKEKTDKTSAKFQKDAVEKAPYLAWVPFLFTSAVTGQRVPKILDVLLEVAAEREKRVTTSQVNETLEALVQRTQPPQAAGHHEIKLNYATQVETAPPVIAVFSNHPDAVPEHYIRYLHNGFRAEYGFMGNPLRIVMRHKNAPASDNRRVRGEPRRVVDVGELSPGERTRQGRGRRRVRAR from the coding sequence ATGAGTCTCCCCGTCGTCGCCCTCGTCGGCCGCCCGAACGTCGGCAAGTCCGCGCTCTTCAACCGGATCGTCGGCGAGCACTCCGCGATCGTGAGCGACGAGGCGGGCACGACCCGCGACCGCCACTTCGGGCGCGCGGAGTGGAACGGCCGCGCGTTCTGGCTCGTCGACACGGGCGGGCTGGTCGAGGATTCGTCGCAGCCGATGGACGTCGAGATCCGCAAGCAGGTGCTGCAGGCGATCGACGAGGCCGACCTGCTCCTGCTCGTCGCCGACGCGCGCGTCGGCGTCCACCCGAGCGACGCGCGTCTCGTCGACCTGCTGCGCGACCGCGACAAGCCGTTCGTCGTCGTCGCCAACAAGGTCGACGACCCGTCGAGCACCGACTACTACGAGTTCTACCGCCTCGGCGGCGGCGACCCCGCGCCCGTGTCGGCCGGGAACGGCAAGGGGTCGGGCGACCTGCTCGACGTCGTCGTCGAACGGCTCCCCGAGCGCGACGAGGCCGCCCCCGAGGCGCTCCGCGTCGCCGTGATCGGCCGCCCGAACGTCGGCAAGTCGAGCTTCGTGAACAAGCTGTTGGGCGAGTCGCGGCTCGTCGTCTCGGAGATCGCCGGGACGACGCGCGACGCGATCGACACGCCGATGCGCTACCACGGGCGCGACCTCGTGTTCGTCGACACGGCCGGGCTCCGGCGGCAGTCGCGCGTCGACGACGGCGTCGAGTTCTACTCGTCGCTGCGGACGCGGCGCGCGATCGAGGGCTCAGACGTCTGCGTCCTCCTCATCGACGCGACGTTAGGCCTCGAGAACCAGGACCTGAAAATCGCGACGCTCGCCTGGGAAGCGGGGCGGGGGCTCATCCTCGTCGTGAACAAGTGGGATCTGAAGGAGAAGACCGACAAGACGTCGGCCAAGTTCCAGAAGGACGCGGTCGAGAAGGCGCCGTACCTCGCGTGGGTGCCGTTCCTCTTCACGTCCGCCGTCACGGGGCAGCGCGTGCCGAAGATCCTCGACGTGCTACTCGAGGTGGCCGCGGAGCGCGAGAAGCGCGTCACCACGTCACAGGTGAACGAGACGCTCGAGGCGCTCGTCCAGCGCACGCAGCCGCCGCAGGCCGCGGGGCACCACGAGATCAAGCTGAACTACGCGACGCAGGTCGAGACCGCGCCGCCCGTGATCGCGGTCTTCTCCAACCACCCCGACGCGGTCCCGGAGCACTACATCCGGTACCTCCACAACGGGTTCCGCGCCGAGTACGGGTTCATGGGGAACCCGCTACGAATCGTCATGCGGCACAAGAACGCACCGGCGAGCGACAACCGCCGCGTGCGCGGTGAGCCGCGGCGCGTGGTCGACGTCGGCGAACTGAGCCCGGGCGAGCGGACGCGACAGGGCAGGGGACGTCGTCGCGTGCGCGCGCGCTGA